AGCAATGAAGATGGAAAACAGCATTCTCTCCGAGGACTCGGGCACGGTAAGCGAAGTCAGGGTCAAAAAGGGTGACAATATAGACGCAGGTGAGATAATGATAGTGCTGACATAGGAGCGGTCTTGCCGCTCCTGTGCTTCAGGCGCAAACAATCATTTTCACGGTGAATCTTCGGGACATCCCTTCCATGAGAGGAGTGTGTGCATAGGATGACTTCCGCCGACAGAGATCTTTCCACGAGAGCGAGAGAGCTTTCTCTGAGGGCATTCGGTGTCTTTCCGGATATACCCTTTTCCTTCAACTCAAGGCTGAAGAGGGTCCTTGGCAGACTTGTCTACTCGAAAAGCCGTGGAACGCTTACTCCTCTCAGAATAGAGATCTCTTCTTCGATATCCTGTAACGAGGAGCTTCTCAAGAGAACCTTGCTTCACGAGCTTTCTCACTTCTACTTAATGAAGAATGACAGAGATTTCTCGCATAGCTCGCCGGAATTCCAGAAGCTGTCCGAAGAACTGGGATTCGATATCGTAGCCGAGTACGAGGGACTTCCGGTACACAGATGGGTATGTTCTGCATGCAAAAAGACTGTGGCCCTTTCCTTCAACCGCAGAGAAAAAAAGGGTCTATCTTCCTGCTGTAAAGCCCCGATAGAACTTCAGGAAAAATAATCGAATAAACACTTGCCTTTCTAGAAATTCATCTGTTATAATAATTTATACCTAATACTTAAGTGGTGATATTTATGAAAGCCTATAAGAAGCTCACGAAGGTGCTTGTATACTTTCATGAAGATTATTTTGTGCCGGTAAGGTTCAGTTACGATGGTATAAAAATAATCGTGAATGCCGTTACCTCCTTCTGGGTGGAGGCCGTGGGGACCCAGAAAGTCTATCATTTCTCAGTAATGACCACACTTGGAGCTTACAATCTTGAATTTGACGAAGATGCGAAGAAATGGTACAGCTATCTTCTTGGAGGGTGATTGTCTTGAAAGGAATTCCTTACGTATCTCACATAGACATGGACGCATTTTTTGCAAGTATAGAACAGGCGGCCAATCCGACTCTGAAAGGCAAACCGATCGCAGTGACCGGAATTGGAAAGCGGCATTCCGTTGTGACTTCGGCGAGTTATGAGGCAAAGAGACTGGGCGTGAAGTCGGGTATGGCCTTTTTTGAAGCCCTGAAGCTGTGTCCCGATCTTATAGCCGTGGGAGTGCAGTCAAAGAAGTACGGCTATATATCGAAAGAGATAATGAAGATGATGACCTCTGTATCGCCCAGAGTTATGGTTGCGAGTGTAGACGAGGCTTACATAGATCTCAGCTTTCACACTAAACTGGAGGAATCGATTAACAGATTCATTTCCTTTAAGAGAGATTTGAAGGAGAGATTCGGAATAACCGCCTCGGTTGGAATCTCGGTAAACCCGATCATATCTAAAATCGCCAGCGATTACTCCAAGCCAAACGGATTCGTAGTGGTTAAAGACGGCATGGAAAGAGAATTCTTGAATGAGATACCTGTTAAGGATGTTCCGGGAATCGGGAAGCACACCTTGATAAAACTAGAATCTATGGGATACAAGATGACAGGGGAGCTTTTGGAAGGTTTGGAGAAGTCTCCCATGGATCTTTACACAATGTTCGGAAATGCCTTCATGGGCTTTCTGCAGAGTCTCACAAAAAAAAGATTCTCCAGGAATGAGTTCTTCAAAGAAGAGAGACCGAAATCCGTGGGCCATTCTATGACGCTCTCGGGTGATATAAGCGATTTCGATCTTATAGTGAGAGTAACAAACTTTCTGGCTGCCAGGGTAATCTACAGGATGGGAAGATACAAAGTGGAAGGTTCCGGCGTCAGTTTCTTCTTCAGATACACGGACAGAAGTTCCAAAACCATTTCAAAGAAGCTGAACTTCACAATTTCCTCGATCAAAGATATGACGGAGATTACCCCGTGGCTGATCAGCTCAATCTGGAACGGAACGGCCGTCAGGGCGATTGGAATCTCATGCTGGGCTCTTAAAGAAAAGAAAAATCAAAGGCAGCTCTCTCTGTTCGAAAAAGAAAAGGAACTGCTGGAAACCGTGCTCCAAATAGAAAATAAATTCGGAGAATACGCCATATTTCCGGGGAATATATTATTCCTCCCCGAGATCAGAAAGCTTGAGAAACCTTCTGATCTCCATTACCAGGGCTTCTGCCGTCGCGAGGTTAGTTGCTAACGGTTTGTTATGAACATCACACACTCTTAGAAGGGCGCTCACATCGGGCTCATGGGGCTGGGCGGTGAGCGGATCTCTTAAAAAGATGACAAAATCGATCTCATCATTGGCGATGAGAGCGCCTATCTGGAGATCGCCACCCAGCGGACCGGACTTGAATGAAGTGAGCTCCAATTTGACCTTTTCCCTGAGGATATTGCCCGTAGTGCTGGTCGCAAAAAGGTCGCACTTTCTGAAGACATCGACGTGCTCTCTGACGAACATTATTAGATCTATCTTTTTCTTGTCGTGCGCTATCAAAGCTACTCGTGGTTTTTCACTCATGGCTACCTCCGTCTCATGACAAGAAAATGATAACACGTACAGA
This genomic stretch from Mesotoga sp. UBA6090 harbors:
- a CDS encoding DNA polymerase Y family protein; the protein is MIVLKGIPYVSHIDMDAFFASIEQAANPTLKGKPIAVTGIGKRHSVVTSASYEAKRLGVKSGMAFFEALKLCPDLIAVGVQSKKYGYISKEIMKMMTSVSPRVMVASVDEAYIDLSFHTKLEESINRFISFKRDLKERFGITASVGISVNPIISKIASDYSKPNGFVVVKDGMEREFLNEIPVKDVPGIGKHTLIKLESMGYKMTGELLEGLEKSPMDLYTMFGNAFMGFLQSLTKKRFSRNEFFKEERPKSVGHSMTLSGDISDFDLIVRVTNFLAARVIYRMGRYKVEGSGVSFFFRYTDRSSKTISKKLNFTISSIKDMTEITPWLISSIWNGTAVRAIGISCWALKEKKNQRQLSLFEKEKELLETVLQIENKFGEYAIFPGNILFLPEIRKLEKPSDLHYQGFCRREVSC
- a CDS encoding SprT-like domain-containing protein, which encodes MTSADRDLSTRARELSLRAFGVFPDIPFSFNSRLKRVLGRLVYSKSRGTLTPLRIEISSSISCNEELLKRTLLHELSHFYLMKNDRDFSHSSPEFQKLSEELGFDIVAEYEGLPVHRWVCSACKKTVALSFNRREKKGLSSCCKAPIELQEK
- a CDS encoding methylglyoxal synthase — translated: MSEKPRVALIAHDKKKIDLIMFVREHVDVFRKCDLFATSTTGNILREKVKLELTSFKSGPLGGDLQIGALIANDEIDFVIFLRDPLTAQPHEPDVSALLRVCDVHNKPLATNLATAEALVMEIRRFLKLSDLGEE